TTGAGATTGAATCGGTAATTATGGATGAAAATAACCCAGAAAAAGCGATAATAATAGCCCAAGTCAGAGAAGTTGGTAAATACTATCAAAATGAGCGTTTTCTTGCCGATAAATCCTATGATTCAACCTTAAGAGTACGTTATGATTTGAATAAAGTTGATCAACGATGGTTGATTAGCAATATCCAAGATCTTCGCTCTTCCCAGTAAGATAAACTAATTGTGACCATGACTAGTCAGTCTGAAAAAATCCCTGTATCTGTCTTGATTCCTGCTAAAAACGAAGAATTAAACTTACCTAGTTGTTTAGAAAGCGTCAATAAAGCAGCTGAAGTTTTTGTGGTTGATTCTCAAAGCGACGATCGCACTCTTGAAATTGCCACAAGTTATGGAGCACAAGTAGTGCAATTTTATTTTAAGGGAGGTTGGCCCAAAAAGAAAAATTGGGCATTAGATAATCTCCCTTTTAACTATGAGTGGGTTTTAATCGTTGACTGTGACGAAAGAATCACTCCAGAATTGTGGTCAGAAATTGCTACAGTGATTCAACATACGGAGTACAACGGTTATTATCTCAATCGTAGGGTTTATTTTCTCGGTAAATGGATTCGTTATGGTGGGAAATATCCCGACTGGAATTTACGGTTATTTCGACACGAAAAAGGTCGTTACGAAAATTTACATACAGAAGATGTACCCAATACAGGAGATAACGAAGTTCATGAGCATATCCTGTTAACAGGAAAAGCAGGCTATCTGCAAAATGATATGTTGCACATAGATTTTAGAGATATC
The nucleotide sequence above comes from Gloeocapsa sp. DLM2.Bin57. Encoded proteins:
- a CDS encoding glycosyltransferase family 2 protein; this encodes MTSQSEKIPVSVLIPAKNEELNLPSCLESVNKAAEVFVVDSQSDDRTLEIATSYGAQVVQFYFKGGWPKKKNWALDNLPFNYEWVLIVDCDERITPELWSEIATVIQHTEYNGYYLNRRVYFLGKWIRYGGKYPDWNLRLFRHEKGRYENLHTEDVPNTGDNEVHEHILLTGKAGYLQNDMLHIDFRDIYQWLERHNRYSNWEARVYYNLLQGGKQENTIKANFLGNPIQRKRFLKKIWIYLPFKPLLRFIWFYWIRLGFLDGKAGYIYARLLSQYEYQIQVKLYELRKFGGKLNLPDESRA